One segment of Carassius auratus strain Wakin chromosome 2, ASM336829v1, whole genome shotgun sequence DNA contains the following:
- the LOC113116625 gene encoding myosin-7, producing the protein MGDAVMAVFGAAAPYLRKSDRERLEAQTKLFDLKKECFVTDPVEEFVKATVISRDGDKVTVETQGGKTVTVKDSEVLQQNPPKFDKIEDMAMLTFLHEPAVLYNLKERYAAWMIYTYSGLFCVTVNPYKWLPVYNQEVVVAYRGKKRSEAPPHIYSISDNAFQFMLSDRENQSILITGESGAGKTVNTKRVIQYFASIAASGGKKDASAQNKGTLEDQIIQANPALEAFGNAKTIRNDNSSRFGKFIRIHFDSRRKLASADIETYLLEKSRVTFQLKAERDYHIFYQILSNKKPELLEMLLVTANPYDYAFISQGETTVASIDDTEELLATDNAFDVLGFTQDEKNSVYKLTGAIMHYGNMKFKQKQREEQAEANGTEDADKSAYLMGLNSADLIKGLCHPRVKVGNEWVTKGQNVQQVNFSIGALSKAVYEKMFLWMVVRINQSLETKQPRQYFIGVLDIAGFEIFEFNTFEQLCINFTNEKLQQFFNHHMFVLEQEEYKKEGIEWVFIDFGMDLQACIDLIEKPMGIMSILEEECMFPKASDASFKEKLYDNHLGKSGNFQKPRLVKGKPESHFALVHYAGIVDYNINNWLVKNKDPLNETVVGLYQKSSMKLLSILFANYASSDSVMADGTSVKKEKKKKGSSFQTVSALHRENLNKLMTTLRSTHPHFVRCIIPNETKTPGVMENPLVMHQLRCNGVLEGIRICRKGFPNRILYGDFKQRYRILNPAAIPEGQFIDSKKGAEKLLSSLEIDHQQYRFGHTKVFFKAGLLGLLEEMRDERLSKIITGIQARSRGLLSRVEYQKIVERRDALLVIQWNVRAFMSVKNWPWMKLFFKIKPLLRSAEAEKEMANMKDEFLKLKEAYAKSEARRKELEEKMVTLLQEKNDLQLQVQAEQDNLCDAEERCEGLIKNKIQMEAKAKELIERLEDEEEMNAELTAKKRKLEDECSELKKDIDDLELTLAKVEKEKHATENKVKNLVEEMAALDDIIAKLTKEKKALQEAHQQTLDDLQSEEDKVNTLTKAKAKLEQQVDDLEGSLEQEKKIRMDLERAKRKLEGDLKLAQESIMDLENDKQQLEERLKKKDFEISQLNSKLEDDQNIIIQLQKKLKELQARVEELEEELEAERAARAKVEKQRADLARELEEISERLEEAGGATVVQIEMNKKREAEFQKLRRDLEEATLQHEATAATLRKKQADSVADLGEQIDNLQRVKQKLEKEKSELRLELDDVVSSMEHVVKSKTNMEKVNRTLEDQLNEFRNRCEENQRSLSDFTTQKAKLLAENNEYSRQLEEKESLISQLTRGKNSFSQQLEDLKRQLDEEMKAKNALAHALQSSRHDTDLLREQFEEEQEAKAELQRSMSKANSEVAQWRTKYETDAIQRTEELEEAKKKLVQRLQEAEEAVEAVNAKCSSLEKTKHRLQNEIEDLMVDVERANTAAASLDKKQRNFDKVLSEWKQKYEESQCELESSQKEARSLSTELFKLKNSYEESLDHLETVKRENKILQEEISDLTEQLGESGKTIRELEKARKQLEQEKSEIQSALEEAEGSLEHEEGKILRAQLEFNQIKADIERKLTEKDEEMEQSKRNLQRTIDTLQSALDSETRSRNEALRIKKKMEGDLNEMEIQLSQANRQAAEAQKQLKSVQAHLKDAQLQLDDSLRANDDLKENTAIVERRNTLLQAELEELRAVLEQTERGRKLSEQELLDVSERVQLLHSQNTSLINQKKKLETDLSQLQSEVEEAVQECRNAEEKAKKAITDAAMMAEELKKEQDTSAHLERMKKNMEQTIKDLQHRLDEAEQIAMKGGKKQVQKLEARVRELECEVEAEQKKSSETIKGIRKYERRIKEFTYQTEEDRKNIARLQDLVDKLQLKVKSYKRVAEEAEEQANLHLGKFRKLQHELDEAEERADIAETQVNKLRAKTRDVGPKKGFDEE; encoded by the exons ATGGGTGATGCTGTAATGGCAGTTTTTGGTGCCGCAGCCCCTTACCTGCGGAAGTCTGATAGGGAGCGTCTAGAGGCACAGACTAAACTTTTCGACTTAAAGAAGGAATGCTTTGTGACAGATCCAgtggaggagtttgttaaagccACTGTCATAAGTCGAGATGGTGACAAAGTCACTGTTGAGACACAAGGAGGGAAG ACTGTCACCGTCAAAGATAGTGAAGTTCTGCAACAGAATCCTCCCAAATTTGATAAAATTGAAGACATGGCAATGCTGACTTTCCTTCATGAACCAGCTGTGCTGTATAACCTCAAAGAACGCTATGCAGCATGGATGATCTAT ACCTACTCTGGGCTGTTCTGTGTCACTGTCAACCCTTACAAGTGGCTGCCGGTGTACAATCAGGAGGTGGTTGTAGCCTACAGAGGGAAGAAGAGGAGTGAAGCTCCTCCCCATATCTATTCCATTTCTGATAATGCCTTCCAGTTCATGCTGTCAG ACAGAGAAAACCAGTCTATTCTTATCAC tgGAGAGTCTGGAGCTGGGAAGACTGTGAACACTAAAAGAGTCATTCAGTACTTTGCCAGCATTGCAGCAAGTGGGGGAAAGAAGGACGCGTCTGCTCAGAACAAG GGAACCCTGGAGGATCAAATCATCCAGGCGAACCCTGCCTTGGAGGCTTTTGGTAATGCTAAGACCATCAGAAATGACAACTCCTCCAGATTT GGAAAATTTATTCGAATTCACTTTGATTCAAGGCGGAAACTGGCATCTGCTGACATTGAAACAT ATCTTCTGGAGAAGTCTCGTGTGACCTTTCAGTTAAAGGCTGAGAGAGACTATCACATCTTCTATCAAATCTTATCCAACAAAAAACCTGAGCTCCTTG AGATGTTACTAGTGACAGCAAACCCCTATGACTACGCATTCATCTCTCAGGGAGAGACCACAGTTGCTTCTATTGATGACACTGAGGAGTTATTGGCAACCGAT AATGCCTTTGATGTATTGGGCTTCACACAAGATGAAAAGAACTCTGTGTACAAGCTGACTGGAGCCATTATGCACTACGGCAACATGAAGTTCAAGCAGAAGCAGCGAGAGGAACAAGCAGAAGCTAATGGAACTGAAG ATGCTGACAAATCAGCATATCTAATGGGTCTGAATTCTGCTGACCTCATCAAGGGTCTATGTCATCCAAGGGTCAAAGTTGGAAATGAGTGGGTCACCAAGGGCCAAAATGTCCAGCAG GTAAACTTTTCTATTGGTGCCTTATCAAAAGCAGTGTATGAGAAAATGTTCCTCTGGATGGTGGTGAGAATCAATCAGTCTCTAGAGACAAAGCAGCCTCGACAATACTTCATTGGAGTACTGGACATTGCTGGCTTTGAGATCTTTGAA tTCAACACATTTGAACAACTCTGCATCAACTTTACCAATGAAAAACTGCAACAGTTTTTCAACCACCACATGTTTGTGCTGGAACAAGAAGAGTACAAGAAAGAAGGGATCGAATGGGTGTTCATTGACTTCGGTATGGATTTACAGGCCTGCATTGATCTCATTGAGAAA CCTATGGGCATCATGTCCATCCTTGAAGAGGAGTGCATGTTTCCCAAAGCCAGTGATGCATCATTTAAAGAAAAGCTTTATGATAATCACCTTGGGAAATCAGGCAACTTCCAGAAACCCAGGCTTGTGAAGGGCAAGCCAGAGTCTCACTTCGCCCTGGTTCACTACGCTGGTATAGTGGACTACAACATCAACAACTGGCTAGTGAAGAATAAGGACCCACTGAATGAAACAGTGGTTGGATTGTACCAGAAATCCTCAATGAAGTTGTTGTCTATTCTATTTGCCAACTATGCAAGTTCAGATTCAG tcaTGGCTGATGGTACAagtgtgaaaaaagaaaagaagaagaaagggtCATCATTCCAGACAGTGTCTGCACTTCACAGG GAGAATCTAAACAAGCTAATGACAACCCTGAGATCAACTCATCCTCACTTTGTCCGGTGCATCATACCGAACGAGACAAAGACTCCTGGTGTGATGGAGAACCCTTTAGTTATGCATCAACTGCGCTGTAACGGTGTACTGGAGGGCATCAGGATTTGCAGAAAAGGCTTTCCCAATAGAATCCTGTATGGAGATTTTAAACAGAG ATATCGGATCTTAAACCCTGCAGCTATCCCTGAGGGACAGTTCATAGACAGCAAGAAAGGAGCAGAGAAGCTGCTGAGTTCTCTTGAGATAGATCACCAGCAGTACAGGTTTGGACACACTAAG GTATTTTTTAAGGCTGGTCTTCTTGGCCTATTGGAGGAGATGAGAGATGAGCGTCTATCAAAAATAATCACTGGAATTCAAGCTAGGTCTCGAGGTCTTCTTTCAAGGGTTGAATACCAAAAGATAGTAGAACGCAG ggatgcCTTGCTTGTGATTCAGTGGAATGTACGTGCATTCATGAGTGTCAAGAATTGGCCCTGGATGAAACTCTTCTTTAAAATTAAACCATTGCTGAGATCTGCTGAAGCAGAAAAGGAAATGGCCAATATGAAAGATGAGTTCTTGAAGCTCAAGGAAGCTTATGCAAAGTCTGAGGCTCGTAGAAAAGAACTCGAGGAAAAAATGGTTACTCTTCTTCAAGAAAAGAATGACCTCCAACTGCAAGTGCAGGCa GAACAAGATAATCTCTGTGATGCTGAAGAGAGGTGTGAAGGTCTCATCAAAAATAAGATTCAGATGGAGGCTAAAGCCAAAGAGCTCATAGAGCGActtgaggatgaggaggagatgAACGCAGAGCTGACAGCTAAGAAGAGGAAGCTGGAGGATGAGTGCTCTGAGCTGAAGAAAGACATTGATGATCTGGAGCTGACTCTAGCTAAAGTGGAGAAAGAGAAGCATGCTACTGAAAACAAG GTGAAGAACCTGGTAGAGGAAATGGCAGCTTTAGATGATATCATTGCCAAATTGACAAAAGAGAAGAAGGCCTTGCAGGAAGCTCACCAGCAGACACTGGATGACCTGCAAAGTGAGGAGGACAAAGTCAACACCCTCACCAAGGCAAAAGCAAAGCTGGAGCAGCAAGTGGATGat CTTGAGGGATCTCTAGAGCAAGAAAAGAAAATCCGAATGGATCTAGAAAGAGCCAAGAGGAAACTTGAAGGAGATCTGAAGTTAGCCCAGGAGAGCATAATGGACCTAGAGAATGACAAACAGCAACTGGAAGAACGACTGAAGAA AAAAGACTTTGAAATCAGTCAGCTCAACAGTAAACTTGAAGATGACCAAAACATAATTATCCAACTACAAAAGAAACTCAAGGAGCTGCAG GCTCGAGTTGAGGAGCTGGAGGAAGAGCTCGAGGCAGAAAGAGCTGCCAGAGCCAAGGTGGAGAAACAGAGAGCAGATTTAGCCAGAGAGCTGGAGGAGATCAGTGAGAGACTGGAGGAGGCTGGAGGAGCTACAGTTGTTCAGATTGAGATGAATAAGAAACGAGAGGCAGAGTTTCAGAAGCTTCGCAGAGACCTTGAAGAGGCCACTCTGCAGCACGAGGCCACTGCTGCCACACTGAGGAAGAAACAAGCTGACAGTGTGGCAGATTTGGGagagcaaatagacaatctgcagAGAGTCAAACAAAAACTGGAAAAGGAGAAAAGTGAACTTAGACTTGAGCTGGATGATGTGGTCTCCAGCATGGAGCATGTTGTCAAGTCCAAG ACCAACATGGAGAAAGTTAACAGAACTCTGGAAGATCAACTCAATGAATTCCGAAACAGGTGTGAGGAAAACCAAAGGTCCCTCAGTGACTTTACAACCCAGAAGGCAAAGCTCCTGGCAGAAAATA ATGAATATTCAAGACAGTTAGAAGAAAAGGAATCATTAATTTCTCAGTTGACAAGGGGTAAGAATTCCTTTAGTCAACAACTGGAAGACCTGAAAAGGCAGTTAGATGAGGAAATGAAG GCGAAGAATGCTCTCGCCCATGCATTGCAGTCATCTCGGCATGACACAGATCTGCTCAGAGAGCAGTTtgaggaggagcaggaggccaAAGCAGAGCTACAGCGAAGCATGTCCAAAGCTAATTCTGAGGTGGCTCAGTGGAGAACAAAGTATGAAACTGATGCCATCCAGAGGACTGAGGAGCTGGAGGAAGCCAA GAAGAAACTGGTTCAGCGTTTGCAGGAGGCTGAGGAGGCTGTGGAGGCAGTGAATGCTAAATGCTCTTCCCTTGAAAAGACTAAACACAGACTTCAGAATGAAATTGAGGATTTGATGGTGGATGTGGAGAGAGCCAACACTGCTGCTGCATCTTTAGACAAGAAACAAAGAAACTTTGACAAG GTCTTATCTGAATGGAAGCAGAAGTATGAGGAGTCCCAGTGTGAATTGGAGAGCTCTCAGAAGGAAGCCAGGTCTTTGAGCACAGAACTGTTCAAGCTGAAGAACTCCTATGAGGAATCTCTGGATCACTTGGAGACCGTAAAGAGAGAGAACAAGATTCTGCAAG AGGAGATCTCTGACCTGACTGAACAGCTGGGTGAGAGTGGGAAGACAATCCGTGAGTTGGAGAAGGCTCGGAAGCAACTGGAACAAGAAAAGTCTGAGATACAATCTGCTCTGGAAGAGGCTGAG GGCTCTCTCGAGCATGAGGAGGGTAAAATCCTGAGGGCCCAGCTAGAATTTAACCAAATAAAGGCTGACATTGAGCGTAAACTGACTGAGAAAGATGAGGAAATGGAGCAATCAAAGAGAAACCTACAGAGGACCATAGACACCTTGCAAAGTGCTTTGGATTCTGAAACTCGTAGCAGGAATGAAGCTCTCAGGATTAAGAAGAAGATGGAAGGAGATCTAAATGAAATGGAGATCCAGCTGAGTCAGGCTAACAGACAGGCAGCTGAGGCTCAAAAACAACTCAAGTCTGTTCAGGCCCATCTAAAG GATGCCCAGCTTCAGCTGGATGACTCTCTTCGAGCTAATGATGATCTGAAGGAGAACACTGCCATTGTGGAGAGACGTAATACCTTGCTTCAGGCTGAACTAGAGGAGCTTAGGGCTGTTCTGGAACAAACGGAGCGAGGACGCAAACTTTCTGAGCAAGAGCTGCTGGATGTCTCTGAGAGAGTACAGCTTCTGCATTCTCAG AACACCAGTCTCATAAACCAGAAGAAGAAGCTGGAGACTGACTTATCCCAGCTTCAGAGTGAGGTGGAAGAGGCAGTGCAAGAATGCAGGAATGCTGAAGAAAAAGCCAAGAAGGCCATCACTGATGCTGCCATGATGGCTGAGGAGTTGAAGAAGGAGCAGGACACAAGTGCTCACTTGGAGCGTATGAAGAAGAACATGGAGCAGACCATTAAGGACCTGCAGCATCGCCTGGATGAAGCAGAACAAATTGCTATGAAGGGAGGGAAGAAACAAGTGCAGAAACTGGAGGCTAGG GTAAGAGAGCTGGAATGTGAAGTCGAAGCTGAACAGAAGAAAAGCAGTGAAACTATTAAAGGAATCCGTAAATACGAACGCCGCATCAAGGAATTTACGTATCAG ACTGAAGAGGACCGCAAAAACATAGCCCGTCTTCAAGATTTGGTCGACAAGCTGCAACTAAAAGTCAAATCTTACAAAAGAGTTGCAGAGGAAGCT GAAGAACAGGCAAACCTTCACCTTGGCAAATTCCGTAAGCTGCAGCACGAACTAGATGAAGCAGAGGAAAGAGCTGATATTGCTGAAACTCAAGTGAACAAATTACGTGCCAAAACCCGTGATGTGGGGCCAAAG AAAGGGTTTGATGAAGAATGA